GAGTTCGACCGCTTCCCCCTGGTGATCACGGGTGTCATCGCCGATGCCCCGGAAAACTCCCACTTCCAGTACGATTTCCTGGCGTCTTTCTCCACGCTTTCCACCGGCTGGGCGAAAGACTTTCTCGGCACCTGGGAAGGCAATGGCACGTATACGTATCTGCAACTCGCCCCTTCCGCGGAGGCCGCGACGGTGCTGCCCAAACTCCAGCATTACTTCGACACCCACGCTCCCCAGGCGCAACAGGGCAGTCTTGTTTTCGGCCTACAGCCCGTCACGGACATCCACCTGCACTCGCACCTGGAAGACGAATTAAAAAACAACGGCAATGCGACCTACGTGTCGTTTCTGACGCTGATTGCCGGCCTGATTTTGCTGGTTGCTCTCCTGAACTACGTCAGCCTGGCCACGGCCAAAGCGGTGGCGCGCGGCAAGGAGGTGGGCGTCCGCAAAGTGATGGGCGCGCAACGTTCGCAGCTCGTTCGCCAGTTCCTGTGGGAAGCGGTCTTGCTCAACGGCCTCGCTTTTCTGCTGGCCCTGACCTTGCTCCAGGTCGCCCCCTCCCTGTATACCGCGCTGACCGGCCAAGGGCTGCCCTATCCCACTTTCGCGTGGCGGTGGCTCGTGCTCTTATTTCCCGTCAGCACACTTCTCTCCGGGTTTTATCCGGCGTTTGTACTGTCGGGCTACCGACCCTCGCAGGTACTCAAAGGAAAATTCACGCACTCCTTACAGGGCAAACGCCTCCGCCAGGGGATGGTGGTTTTTCAGTTCTGGGTCGCGATTTTCCTGCTCATCTTCACGTTTGCTGCCTCCCGGCAGCTGGCCTTCATGCGGTCCAGCGATCCGGGATTCGACCCCGAAGGCGTGCTGGTGGTGAACGGGCCGGGCAACCGCCAAGAAACCTGGATCGAATATGATCGGCGGAAGCCCGATCGTACCGCCCCCGACCCATTCAAAGAAGCACTGACACAAACGGCAGGGGTGAAGGCTTCGTCCCTGACCTGGACGGTGCCCGGTGAGCGCACCAGCGCCAGTAGAGTCGTGTTGGGCGAAGCGTACCACCACAGCACGCTGGATATCCTCACGGTTGACAGCGATTATGCCGAGGTATATGGGCTCCATACGGTGGCCGGCAGGTTTGATACCGATCACGGCTACGTGCTCAACGAACGCGCCGCTACGTTACTCGGCTATGCCCATCCCGACCAGGCCATCGGGCAGGTATTCCGCGACGACCGAAACCTTACCTACACGATCACGGGCGTG
This Catalinimonas alkaloidigena DNA region includes the following protein-coding sequences:
- a CDS encoding ABC transporter permease, with protein sequence MLRNYLLIAWRNLWKNKVFSLINLLGLAVGMAACVLILQYVRFERSYDDFHQHAADLYRISARSEAGAARQTPLTPHRLGPALKAEVPEVVRATRLVLPWSGQATTSTLSWENAAGTLVKQNFRWGFYTDPDFLAMFSFAWRQGDRREALNGPNRIVLSERTARKLFGHDWADHASILGQTVEYLNEFDRFPLVITGVIADAPENSHFQYDFLASFSTLSTGWAKDFLGTWEGNGTYTYLQLAPSAEAATVLPKLQHYFDTHAPQAQQGSLVFGLQPVTDIHLHSHLEDELKNNGNATYVSFLTLIAGLILLVALLNYVSLATAKAVARGKEVGVRKVMGAQRSQLVRQFLWEAVLLNGLAFLLALTLLQVAPSLYTALTGQGLPYPTFAWRWLVLLFPVSTLLSGFYPAFVLSGYRPSQVLKGKFTHSLQGKRLRQGMVVFQFWVAIFLLIFTFAASRQLAFMRSSDPGFDPEGVLVVNGPGNRQETWIEYDRRKPDRTAPDPFKEALTQTAGVKASSLTWTVPGERTSASRVVLGEAYHHSTLDILTVDSDYAEVYGLHTVAGRFDTDHGYVLNERAATLLGYAHPDQAIGQVFRDDRNLTYTITGVVKDYHHLGLQHPIRPILFTQNDPSYTLDSYYSLKVTAHDLPATLAQIRAAYEKVYPYEQFTYSFLDTYFDAQYQEDRQLGTLFSLFSGITMLIACLGLLGLSLHIVVEKTKEIGVRKVLGASVRQIVGLLSQEFVRLVGLASLVALPLVYLVLQEWLSHYATRIPLEGGLFFVPLGAVVLLALMTVSFQTIRAALANPIEALRSE